The proteins below come from a single Aegilops tauschii subsp. strangulata cultivar AL8/78 chromosome 6, Aet v6.0, whole genome shotgun sequence genomic window:
- the LOC109778820 gene encoding uncharacterized protein: protein MTGYCNTVRKLEKKFEGLELHHIPRAKNQAADDLEKIGSTRKPIPSNVFLEHLNSPTVKEDPFTEEPPQAVGPSDPTEVEVPSVIDMVIEILAITPDWTVPYIAYLLRQELPEDEVKAC from the coding sequence ATGACAGGATATTGCAACACAGTGAGAAAGTTAGAAAAGAAATTCGAGGGACTGGAGCTTCATCACATCCCCCGAGCCAAGAACCAAGCAGCAGATGATCTAGAAAAGATCGGGTCCACTCGGAAACCCATACCCAGCAACGTGTTCCTGGAGCACCTTAATTCCCCGACAGTGAAAGAAGATCCCTTCACCGAAGAGCCCCCACAAGCAGTCGGTCCCtctgatccgactgaagtcgaggTCCCATCAGTTATTGACATGGTCATAGAGATTCTGGCAATCACGCCTGATTGGACGGTGCCATACATCGCGTACCTGCTCAGGCAGGAGCTTCCAGAGGATGAAGTCAAGGCCTGCTAG